The DNA region CAGTTCTTTCTCATCAAAAAGATGGAATCATGCGAGGTACTGGAGTCGTCGCCACATTGGCAAATGAAAAGGCAAATCTTGTAATATTAAAAACCGAAGCCTCGGCGCATTATTCTTTAAATAAAGGAACATCTAGGCAAAGCTATCCAAGTAGTATGATGGGCTCTATTGCCTTGATAAGGCAAACTTATTTGGATGCTAAATGGTACAAAGGAAATCCCACCGCGGAAGGCGTGAATATAACTTTAAAAGATTTCAATAACCAGCAGAACGTACCTCAGATATTTGATGCCAATGATAAATGGAATGTGTTACGTGCGGATAAAATTGGAGATGAATTTGGCATACAATACGTGATAAAAGCTGGAGGAAACGAATACCAACGAATGGAGGAAATGAAAGCTACAAATGCAACCTTCATTTTGCCCTTAAACTTTCCGGAAGCGATGGATGTTGAGGATCCTAACGATGCCCAAATGGTTTCTTTAGCAGATATGAAAAATTGGGAACTAGCTCCTACGGAACCTGGTGTATTTGAAAAATACGGAATTAAATTCGCATTAACAGGAGCGGATATTAAGAACCCTAAAGATTTTATGGCTAATTTGCAAAAAGCTATTTCTTACGGACTTTCTGATACCTCTGCGTTAAGTGCGCTTACTAGAGTTCCGGCCCAGATACTAGGAATTTATGATAAAGTGGGTAGTCTTGAAATCGGGAAAGTTGCCAATTTTTTAATAACATCGGGTCCTATTTTTGATGATAAGACGATTCTATTTCAAAACTGGATTCAAGGAGACAAATATGATGTCAAGAATGATCTTTTTAATTCTATTGTTGGGAAATACAAACTAAGTATTGACAATAATTCTGTAATACTAAATGTGAATTCAGAATCTTCTGCTACGATTATTCAAGGTACAGATACTATTCCTACAAAATTCAGTGCCAATGGGAAGTTTGTAAAATTGTCTTTTCCTCTTACGAAAAAAAGTAAATCTAATGCAATTATAGGTGGCGTTATAGACGGATTGACTTGGCAAGGAAATGGGACAGATACTGCAGGTAATAATATATTATGGACGGCAATTAAGGTCGATTCAATTCCTAGTAAAAAAGTGCTTAGGCAAAGAAAAGAAAATCTAGATTTAGGTAAATTAACTTATCCATTAAATGGATATGGATGGGATTCTCTACCAAAACAAGGAAATGTTTTATTTAAAAATGCCACTGTTTGGACAAATGAAAAAGAAGGTATTTTAAAAGAAACGGATGTACTTGTTAAAAATGGGAAAATTGCGGCCATCGGTAAAAATCTATCAGATGGCGGCGCTAAAGTAATTGATGGAACCGGTAAATATCTTTCACCAGGTATCATTGATGAGCATTCTCATATCGCAACATCGTCAATTAATGAAGGGGGGCAAAGCGTTACTTCTGAGGTTAGAATAGGGGATAATATGAATCCCGATGATATTAATATTTATTATCAATTAGCTGGAGGTGTTACAACTTCGCATATTTTACACGGTTCTGCCAATACGATTGGAGGACAAAATCAATTGATAAAAATGCGTTGGGGACAAGATGCCGAAGGTATAAAATATGCTGGTGCTGATCGATTTATCAAATTTGCGTTAGGTGAAAATGTTAAGCGTACTCGTATGAATAACAACAATCGTTTTCCTAATACGAGAATGGGGGTAGAGCAAGTTTTAGCAGATGCATTTCAAAGAGCTGCCGACTATCAAAAAGAATTAAATGGACCGAATGGAAAAAATGTTAGACGTGATTTAGAACTTGATGCATTGGTCGATATTATGAATAAAAAGTTGTTTATCACAAGTCATTCTTATGTACAAAGTGAGCTGCTTGCAGCAATGCGTGTATCTGACAAATATGGATTTCACTATAACACATTTACACACGTTTTGGAAGGTTATAAGGTAGCAGATGAATTTGTAAAATACGGAGTAAATGCCGCTACATTTTCAGATTGGTGGGCTTATAAATTAGAAGTGAAAGATGCTATTGCTTATAACGCTGCTATTATGGCGAAAAAAGGGGTTAATGTGTCTATAAATTCCGATGATGCTGAGCAAGCAAGAAGACTAAATCAGGAAGCCGCAAAAACTATAAAATACGGAGGTATGTCAGAAGAAGAAGCCTTCAAAATGGTAACCTTAAATCCAGCTAAAACTTTACATATAGATAAAGAAACTGGCAGTATTAAAGTAGGTAAGTCGGCAGATTTAGTTTTATGGACGGATAATCCACTAAGTATTTATGCTAAACCAGAAGAGACAATGGTGGATGGGATTATTTATTTTGATAAAGATAGAGATCTAGCATTGAGAAAATATATTCAGAATGAAAGAAAACGACTAATTAATAAATTAATAAATGCCAAAAAATCTGGAGCAACTATGACCGCTGCTCGTCCTCCAATGCCAGTATCTATGGATGAGGACTTTGATTAAGTTGATTTTTTAACCCTTATTGAATTTATTGAAATGAAAAAAATATTACTAAGTTTATCCATTTGTGCAACAATCTTGTCATCTAAAGCGCAAGAAAATATTTATCCGGCTAAATCCTTTTCTGGTAAGACATACCTAGTTAATGCTACGGTACACGTGGGTAATGGCAAAGTACTCGAAAATACTACAGTTGTTTTTTCTAATGGTAAAATATCTGAAATCGGAACAAATATTAATGTTCCGGCAGCTAGTGAGACTATAAAAATTGTAGATGCTTCGAATAAACAAATATATCCTGGACTTATTCTCTCAGATACGGATTTAGGTTTAAAGGAAATTGGTGCTGCAACACCCGGTAGTGATGACTATGAAGAGTTGGGAGACTATAATTCAGATATTCGTTCTATAGTTGCTTATGATGCTACATCGATGATTATTGGAACCTTGCGTACCAATGGAATTTTATTAGCAAGTGTATCTCCTCAGGCGGGTACAGTTGCGGGGCTTTCTTCTGTTGTGCAGTTAGATGCCTGGAATTGGGAAGATGCAAGTTATAAAGTAGATAATAATTTGCATGTTCATTTGCCCTCGTTTTCTAACCGCCCTAGTAGGATGGCGATGTATATGCGTATGATGGGAATGGATGCTTCTGAGGAAGGTGGTGCCGAAAAGAAGGCCATTGAAACTTTAGAAGAAATGAAAGCATTTTTTAGACAAGCACAATCCTATTTAGCAGAAAGTGTTCCTGCAGAACATAATATCAAATTTGAAGCTATTAGAGGTTTGTTTGAAAAAAAGCAAAAATTATTTGTTCATGCGAATGAAGTTAAACAAATGTTGGCTGCTATTGATTTTTCTAAAGAATTCGGATTTGATGTTGTAATTGTTGGTGGCACAGAAAGCTGGCGTATCGCAGATTTACTTAAAACAAATAATATCTCTGTTATTCTTAAGGAGGAACATTCTCTACCTACCAACCAAGATGATGATGTGGATCAACCATATAAAACGCCTTATTTATTGCAAAAAGCTGGTGTCTTATTTGCCTTAAATGATACACACGAGGAAACGAGATATCGAAATCTGATGTTTAATGCAGGTACAGCAGCTGCTTATGGGTTAACAAAAGAAGAGGCCCTGGAGGCAATTACATTAAATGCAGCTAAAATTTTGGGTATTGATGATAAAACAGGAACTATAGAAGTTGGAAAAGATGCCAATGTAATAATATCTGAGGGCGACATTTTGGATATGAAATCCAGTATTTTGGATAAAGCTTATATTCAAGGAAGAGATGTTAGTTTACAAAATAAGCAAACTGAATTATATGATCGTTATATGTATAAATATAATTTGAAAAAATAAATGTGCTAATTTTAAATTAAAAAGAAAAACAGGTTTTAAATATTTACAACCTGTTTTTCTTTTGTGGCGGTTTGATGAGGAATACAAAACTGAACAATGCGAGAGCAAATCCCCCACCTAAAAGACCGCTTTGGATATTTTTGTTCTCATTCATAAATGGCTGGATGATCCATGCTGATAATATAATGAGGATGCCAATAGTTAATAATACAATTCCTTTTCCTTTCTTTTCCATAGCGTAAAGATAAAAGTATATTTAATTAATCGGGATATGTTTCATTAGAAAGTCAACTGTAGCTTGATCAATTTTTACTTGATTGCTGTATTTCATCCAATGATGAGAATCGTCAGGGATTACTAAATATTCAAATGGTACATGGTAATTTTCAAGTTGATCTGCAAGTTTCTTACTTTGTATAAAATCAACGTTTCGATCATCATCTCCATGAATAAGTAGGACGGGAGATGTCCAATTTGCAACGTAATTTAGTGCGAATGATTTTTTTTCTATTTCTAAGGATTGCTTTAAATCTGGCGCTTCTGAATATTTATTGATAGCTTCTTCGGGTTCGTGAAAATGCACGCCGTGAAGATCAACTCCTGCTTTGAATATGTCTGAGTTTTTACTCAAGGCTAACGAAGTCAAATATCCTCCATATGAACCACCATAAACACCTATTTTATTATAGTCTAAATTTGATTGAGTCTTTATCCATTTGGTTGCAGCCAAAATGTCTTCATACTCTGAAGCTCCTTGACTATAGGTATTCTCGGGCTCGTCAAATGCATATCCATATCCAATACCATTTCTATAGTTTATAGAAAGGACTGCATATCCATGGTTAAGCAAATATTGGTTAACGGCATAACAATTGGAATAATAGGAGGAATAATGCCAATCTAAAATCATTTGCCTATTAGGTCCTCCATGTAGGAATAAAATTATAGGAAAATGTTTGCTTTTATTGTTCGGAAGAAATAGTTGCCCATGTATTGTAAATCCATTAGTTGATGGGAAGGTAATTTCTTTTGGAGAGACAAGTTCACCTATTTGGGGGAATGAAGGACCGACCTCAGCAATATTGATGTTTTTATTATTTGAATTTAATACGGGTAATGGAGGTGTAGTTGCTTCTGATTTTAGATAAAATAAACTTTCGTTGTCTGCTAATAAGTGTGGATAAACTTCTGAATTATTTCCACTCGTTAGAAGGGTTATTTTCCCATTTTCGATATTGACTTTTTGTAAATGACGGCGGTCTATATCTTGAAAATTGGAACTATAAACGATAGATTTTTTATCAGGTGATAATGTGGGATACTCGACAGTATAATTTCCTGGGGTAATGTTTTGAACACTTTTACCTTTCGTATTTAGTAAATATAAATTCGTCCAATTATTAGCATTAGACAAAAAATAGATTTGTTGATTATTTACCCAATTCAAATTAAACCCTCCACTTGTATTGGGTTCGGAGCCACTGGCTAATGTGTTTTTAGAAGAGTACAGACTATCGGTTGTGCCATTTGTAAGATTATATAGTCTAATTTGCCACTTTTCAGGAATTCGTTTTAGGATACTATCGGTGGGAATTCTCTGTTCAAAATGCCTGATAAAAGCAAGTTGCCGACCATCGGGGGACCACTTGGGATTATTATCTTTTTGAAAACTAGGATCGATGTATCTAATAGGTGTCGTACTATCTGTGTAAATAGCAAGGAACGAATGTTGATTTCTATTGGAAACAAATGCTAGTTGTTTACTATCTGGTGACCATTGAAGATCAGAACATTTTCCAAAAATATTTACGGCTAATTTTTGCTCATAAGGATGGTCGAGGTGGCACATCCAAATATCACCGTTTTGGGTAAATGCAATTTTTTTGCCATCAGGAGATAATTGAAAGTTATCACCTAGCGCAATTTTTTCCATTCGGTTGTCTTTCAGATAAAAGATCCAAATGGATATTCCGGGATTTATTGGATTTGAATTGGGGTTTAAGGGCAAATGGTTTAAATATCCTCCATGATCTCCTCCTCTTACAAATGCGAGAATTTGCTGTTTTGAATTGATTTGAAGTTGAGAAATTTCTAACTCCTCTTCTGAGGTAAAATTAGTTAACCTATGTGTTTTTTTAGATGTAGGATCATAATAATATATATTTCTGGCTCCCTTTTTTCCTGCAACCCAATATAGACTATAATAGTCACTTCCAACATTTAAATCACTAATTATTGGATAATCTAAAATAGATTTCATCATAAATTGTTGTGCTTTTGTTGTCCGGCAAATCAATATGAGAAAAAGAAATAAAAATGTATTTTTTATATAATTCATGTAGTCTAATTTTAATTTATGAAGATGTAAATATAAAATTAAGAATGCGTTTATTTGCGTTTTTGTTTTGTAAAATGAAGAAAGATGCAATTATGTTATGCAATAAAAATATCTAAAAAGAATAAAAAAAGCATTTCGGCAGCTTTTTTGTAATATCGTATATCTATTGGAAAGGATATGATGAATAAATTACATTGGAACCAATTCAACTCATTTTTATGGATTATAATAATGAGTTTTTTTTGTGCTAGCACGCTCCAAGCACAGCGTAAAAAGGAAGCTAAAAAGAAAGATACACTGGATCAGATTATCTTGGATTCTTTGAAACGAGATACTATGTCTATTGTGGCAACGAAAGAAGATACAATAGCTATTCAAAAAGCCGTATTAGGGGATACTTTAATTCCCTTCGTTGCCAATAAAGTGGAAAAATATAATGCAACCATTCATTATTCTCATAGAAGTGTGCGAGATACATTGGACATGAGTGATCTGATGCAAGAGGTGGCTATGGTCAACAAAATTGTAGACAAGATGCAAACTCGTATTGAAAAAGGTAATCGCAATTTCAATATTCAGATGATCAATACAAGCATTATTTTATTGACTGAAAATCTAAATGATTTAGATCCAAAATCGGAAAGTTTGGCTAATTATGCGAGTCGTTTAATGCAAAATAATAGAGATGTAAAGCGTATATTGAAAGATCCCATTTTTAAGTTAACAGGTTTAAGTACTGATTTAAAAGTTCAATTGAATAATATTTATCAAGATGGACAACAATTAGATACTTCAGAAATTGCTTTATTGACAAGAATAAATCTTGCGAGGAACCAAACGTCAACAGCAATTTTAAAATTAAATGATTTACTTTCTGATTTGAAGTACATGGAGGAAAATAAGTATTTTCAAATGTGGAAACCAGATGCACCATCCTTATTTAAATTAAAATCGAACTATTATCAACAGCCATTTTGGGCAACGTTAGGATCTTCCTTTTCACGAACTTTTAAAATAGTGGGTATTTACTTAAAGCGTAAAATTGGAGTGTTGTGTTGGGGGATGTTTTTTTTATTGGTTACAGGTATTATATCTTGGAATAATCGTCGTAAAATTAAGAAAAATGAAGACTATGAAACGATAATGACACCTGTTAAATATTTTAAACGAAGTATTCTATTAACCACTTTATTTGCCTTTTGTAATTATTTCCCCTTCTTTTTCTTAAATCCTCCATATTCGTTTTTAAATCTAGTTGAGCTAATTCAATTGGTCCTTTTTGTGGCCATTCTATGGCCTTATTTATTATTTAAGGGACGTATCATGATCCTCATATCGGCACTTATATGTGTAGGATTTATATTGGATAATCAATTATTGGATCCAACTTTTGGAGAGCGTTGGTTATTATTTCTATTGTGTATTGCTTTAATATTAACAAATTTGGCCGTATTTAAGTTTAATTCGAGCTATACGTCCTTAATTGCCAAGTCTTGGGTGACAAATGTGGTTATGATTATTTCTATCATATTTGCTGTATTTTCTCTATTATTTAATTTAGGTGGATTGACAACCCCAATGAAATTATTTGGATTTACTTCTATACAAGTATTAATTATTGGTGTTTCGATGCGTATGTTTTGCCAGGTGGCATTAGAGTTTATTTATATTCAAACGGAAGCAAATAAAGGTAGTCGCTTTTCAGCATTTATCAATTATATCGAATTGAAAAGTAAATATATGCGCATTTTTGCTTTTATCGGAATGGTGGCATGGTGTATAGGTATTTTTCATAGTATGAATCTGTATGGATTATTTTTATTTATAGTTGATTTCATTTTTAATCATCATATCCATATTGGGCAATTTGATTTTACATTTTATTCCATATTCATATTTGTTTTTGTGATTTGGGTATCCTCCATAGTTAGTCGTTTTGTGAGTTTTGCGTTAGGTGGAGATCAAGATACATCATCAACAAAGCGTAATAAATTGGGAACGATGACTTTATTAATTCGATTATCAATATTGACTATCGGGTTTTTAATAGCGATTGCTGCGTCAGGAATACCATTGGATAAGATTACGTTGATTATAGGCGCCTTAGGTGTAGGTATTGGTTTCGGCTTGCAAAATATCGTCAATAATTTAGTATCTGGAATTATTCTAGCATTTGAAAGACCGATTCAAGTGGGCGATTCTATTGAGATTGGGGATAAGTCTGGGACTGTTAGCGAAATAGGCGTTCGTTCCAGTAAATTAAAAGTTACAGAAGGTGCCGATGTGATCGTACCTAACGGAGATCTAATTTCCCAACAAATTACGAACTGGACATTGAAGGATCGTAGAAAAAGAGATTTTTTCTCTTTTAGAATTGCTTATGGTACAGATTTGTATTTAGTTAAAAAACTTGTATCGGATGTTTTTGAGGAGAATAAAAATGTTTTGAAAAATCCGCCAGTCGCTATAACGATTAGTGAGTTTGCTAGTACGGCAGTAATAATGAAAGCCTTTTT from Rhizosphaericola mali includes:
- a CDS encoding S9 family peptidase, with product MNYIKNTFLFLFLILICRTTKAQQFMMKSILDYPIISDLNVGSDYYSLYWVAGKKGARNIYYYDPTSKKTHRLTNFTSEEELEISQLQINSKQQILAFVRGGDHGGYLNHLPLNPNSNPINPGISIWIFYLKDNRMEKIALGDNFQLSPDGKKIAFTQNGDIWMCHLDHPYEQKLAVNIFGKCSDLQWSPDSKQLAFVSNRNQHSFLAIYTDSTTPIRYIDPSFQKDNNPKWSPDGRQLAFIRHFEQRIPTDSILKRIPEKWQIRLYNLTNGTTDSLYSSKNTLASGSEPNTSGGFNLNWVNNQQIYFLSNANNWTNLYLLNTKGKSVQNITPGNYTVEYPTLSPDKKSIVYSSNFQDIDRRHLQKVNIENGKITLLTSGNNSEVYPHLLADNESLFYLKSEATTPPLPVLNSNNKNINIAEVGPSFPQIGELVSPKEITFPSTNGFTIHGQLFLPNNKSKHFPIILFLHGGPNRQMILDWHYSSYYSNCYAVNQYLLNHGYAVLSINYRNGIGYGYAFDEPENTYSQGASEYEDILAATKWIKTQSNLDYNKIGVYGGSYGGYLTSLALSKNSDIFKAGVDLHGVHFHEPEEAINKYSEAPDLKQSLEIEKKSFALNYVANWTSPVLLIHGDDDRNVDFIQSKKLADQLENYHVPFEYLVIPDDSHHWMKYSNQVKIDQATVDFLMKHIPIN
- a CDS encoding amidohydrolase family protein, with the translated sequence MKRKQFSGILFLSLMSIGHIKAQQIYPPTYPINGVSDKWVNCYAFTNATIVTDAQHKINNGTLVIRKGKIEGVGSSVSIPKDAVVIDCNGKFIYPSMIDIYSDYGIPKAQQSGGRGMDFRAPSQIESNEKGAFGWNQAIRTDVDASTIFVSDDASASKLRNVGFGTVLSHQKDGIMRGTGVVATLANEKANLVILKTEASAHYSLNKGTSRQSYPSSMMGSIALIRQTYLDAKWYKGNPTAEGVNITLKDFNNQQNVPQIFDANDKWNVLRADKIGDEFGIQYVIKAGGNEYQRMEEMKATNATFILPLNFPEAMDVEDPNDAQMVSLADMKNWELAPTEPGVFEKYGIKFALTGADIKNPKDFMANLQKAISYGLSDTSALSALTRVPAQILGIYDKVGSLEIGKVANFLITSGPIFDDKTILFQNWIQGDKYDVKNDLFNSIVGKYKLSIDNNSVILNVNSESSATIIQGTDTIPTKFSANGKFVKLSFPLTKKSKSNAIIGGVIDGLTWQGNGTDTAGNNILWTAIKVDSIPSKKVLRQRKENLDLGKLTYPLNGYGWDSLPKQGNVLFKNATVWTNEKEGILKETDVLVKNGKIAAIGKNLSDGGAKVIDGTGKYLSPGIIDEHSHIATSSINEGGQSVTSEVRIGDNMNPDDINIYYQLAGGVTTSHILHGSANTIGGQNQLIKMRWGQDAEGIKYAGADRFIKFALGENVKRTRMNNNNRFPNTRMGVEQVLADAFQRAADYQKELNGPNGKNVRRDLELDALVDIMNKKLFITSHSYVQSELLAAMRVSDKYGFHYNTFTHVLEGYKVADEFVKYGVNAATFSDWWAYKLEVKDAIAYNAAIMAKKGVNVSINSDDAEQARRLNQEAAKTIKYGGMSEEEAFKMVTLNPAKTLHIDKETGSIKVGKSADLVLWTDNPLSIYAKPEETMVDGIIYFDKDRDLALRKYIQNERKRLINKLINAKKSGATMTAARPPMPVSMDEDFD
- a CDS encoding mechanosensitive ion channel domain-containing protein, with the protein product MSFFCASTLQAQRKKEAKKKDTLDQIILDSLKRDTMSIVATKEDTIAIQKAVLGDTLIPFVANKVEKYNATIHYSHRSVRDTLDMSDLMQEVAMVNKIVDKMQTRIEKGNRNFNIQMINTSIILLTENLNDLDPKSESLANYASRLMQNNRDVKRILKDPIFKLTGLSTDLKVQLNNIYQDGQQLDTSEIALLTRINLARNQTSTAILKLNDLLSDLKYMEENKYFQMWKPDAPSLFKLKSNYYQQPFWATLGSSFSRTFKIVGIYLKRKIGVLCWGMFFLLVTGIISWNNRRKIKKNEDYETIMTPVKYFKRSILLTTLFAFCNYFPFFFLNPPYSFLNLVELIQLVLFVAILWPYLLFKGRIMILISALICVGFILDNQLLDPTFGERWLLFLLCIALILTNLAVFKFNSSYTSLIAKSWVTNVVMIISIIFAVFSLLFNLGGLTTPMKLFGFTSIQVLIIGVSMRMFCQVALEFIYIQTEANKGSRFSAFINYIELKSKYMRIFAFIGMVAWCIGIFHSMNLYGLFLFIVDFIFNHHIHIGQFDFTFYSIFIFVFVIWVSSIVSRFVSFALGGDQDTSSTKRNKLGTMTLLIRLSILTIGFLIAIAASGIPLDKITLIIGALGVGIGFGLQNIVNNLVSGIILAFERPIQVGDSIEIGDKSGTVSEIGVRSSKLKVTEGADVIVPNGDLISQQITNWTLKDRRKRDFFSFRIAYGTDLYLVKKLVSDVFEENKNVLKNPPVAITISEFASTAVIMKAFFWVSELDDIPTIKGNLMYAVYARLLEHNIQIPHDPYDLGK
- a CDS encoding amidohydrolase family protein, with amino-acid sequence MKKILLSLSICATILSSKAQENIYPAKSFSGKTYLVNATVHVGNGKVLENTTVVFSNGKISEIGTNINVPAASETIKIVDASNKQIYPGLILSDTDLGLKEIGAATPGSDDYEELGDYNSDIRSIVAYDATSMIIGTLRTNGILLASVSPQAGTVAGLSSVVQLDAWNWEDASYKVDNNLHVHLPSFSNRPSRMAMYMRMMGMDASEEGGAEKKAIETLEEMKAFFRQAQSYLAESVPAEHNIKFEAIRGLFEKKQKLFVHANEVKQMLAAIDFSKEFGFDVVIVGGTESWRIADLLKTNNISVILKEEHSLPTNQDDDVDQPYKTPYLLQKAGVLFALNDTHEETRYRNLMFNAGTAAAYGLTKEEALEAITLNAAKILGIDDKTGTIEVGKDANVIISEGDILDMKSSILDKAYIQGRDVSLQNKQTELYDRYMYKYNLKK